The Alnus glutinosa chromosome 10, dhAlnGlut1.1, whole genome shotgun sequence DNA window TTCGGATCCCGACCTCCATAACATTTCTCAATCGTTCTCTCTTGGGTCTTAATCAAACACACCCATAGAAATGCACATGTCAGCACGTATGCTGACAAATGTATTGGAAGCGGCACATTATTCTTCTTGCATTCAGCAATAATCCATGTTTTGATCCTTTCCATGTCTGTCGAGCCGACAACAAATGTGGCTCTAACCATGTCGGACAAACTTGCATTGGCTTCATTACCAGCAACGGTATCTTTTGAAGATCTTGGCTTCCGCCACTCCTTCAAGAAAATTCCCTCGAGCCCATGTGAGTCCAGAATCACCCTCCTGTCGAAACAAGGTAAAGATTTGATGGAGAAGGAGTCTCCAAAGCTGCAAAACGAAGCCCAAGTCTTCATGAAATTATTGAACGTTCTTCCATCAGCTGCAACATGTTGGTAAGCCAGCCCAATACAAATGCCAGAGCTTGGAAAAACAGTAATTTGAACAGCAAGCAAAGGAAGCAATTGTTTTTCACATGACACACTCGTTGGCAACTCCGGCACAAGTTGGTAGAATTCATTGACATATCGCGGATGATTACCTGTTAGAACATAATAGAATGTAaagtaaatgattaaattcaactaataagtagtgatttaatatgatatcagaACAAATGTAATGATTTAACGTTACCTGAAAGATGGTTGAAATCTCCACCTGACTCCGCAAATGTCAACCTAACCTTGTCGCCTTCGGTATAAACAAGCTCCGGCTTGCCGGGTTCATGCGGTGACTTGAGGTTTCCGGCGAAAGTGTAGCAGTGTTGGAGGGTCAAGGAGAGGGAGTGCTTGAGGATGGGGACGGTGGTGGATATGAAGTGAGAAGTGGGATGGGGATATTCATAGAAGAACAAAGGTTGGCTTGGAGTAGTACTGAAGAAAAGCCATGGAATATCAAAGAAGGTTAGAGGAAGTGATGTTGGTGGAACTGAATTTGGTGGGGGAGAAACATAACAATGCTCAAGAACCTTGATAGTTGAGGATTTTGCCAtggatgaaaaagagagagagagagagagagtatagaGTTGAATGGTTCTTGCATATGGGCACTATCATCCATAgcattatattaatatttactGTATGCGCACGCGAATTTGCAGATCATATAAATTGATGCCCTAGTAGTACTCATCCAAAGAAACAAAGTTAACTGGAATGGAGACATTGACTGTGGAAACTAATAATGTAATAATGTTTCTGTTTTGCATGCTTTAAACGTGGTGAAATTTGGGGGGCGGATGAGTGGCAACTTCTTTGGTATCTCCGTTGCTTGAATTATAGGAAAATTTTAGGAATTCTAGCGGGGAATGAAAGAAGGGTTTAAGCTAGTTCCGAGGTATCCGGACAAGTAGATTCTGCACTTCGAACTGTTCGAAATCATGTATAGACACTTACGTGTATACCCAAGGTTTCTTCTCTCATGTTGTGTTTGAATTTTCTGAAACATCCCGGCCCATGCAttctttctaattcacttccgGTTTAACAAATTTTGTGCGTGTATAGAGTGATTCTACCATGGGGGATCGATCCCAGGCTCTGCATAATTAAGAGCTAGCTCTCTCCAATTTTGGGTAGTtggaatttaaaaaacaaagttAGTTTTTTGCATTGAGGTTGGCTTTAGCATTTAGCCCTACCTAACTCTGAGATGGATGCTTTTGGCACTTTCTTTGCTGAAGGTCTCAAATCATTTTGTGATTTATTCTGTTAAGATGTTGCTTCAATAtaatttattctattaaaatataatttttttattaattcaaacttttgatataaataataatttattacttaCAGATTTGGCTtagatgctgtaaaaaaaaactacaacatatATATTCTATAGTTTTTTTAACGGTCCAAATTTAATTCcaaatttttctataaaacaaaaagatatataGTAAAACTAAATTTTGACTATTGGAAAAAGATCATAACATATGTTGTAGGCCAAATCCATCACTTTCTTTTAGCTACCTAAACGTTCAAAGTGCCCTTAGACCATATTAGGGAATGGACTCAAGAACTCTGTAAGAGTGTAGCTAgcatcaacttttttaaaactcatttgctttcataaatataaagaaaacttttaaaaaatttcttgaaatagatttttttgttgtttcaatCCCTAAATTAAGGGAACACCAATGAAATCAAAAGTGACGTTGTGCCCTAAatctagaaaaataaaagcggTTCCTTAACattatcctctttttttttttggcaaaatttaaATTCCTTTCAGTGCTATCTATAATGTTGGCTCAATTACGAAAATTGGGCACTTTTACTATAGTTGGATCAAGGATCAAGCTAAGAAACATTTCCATCAATGTCCGGTCCCCCCCCGTCTGCCTTGCCAGTGGCCAACAGTCCAACACCGTACCACGTGGTCATGGTCCATCCAAAATTTTTGAGATTACTTTTATGCCCATGATAATCTAATGATATTCACAAGTTACAATAAAATTAGGATTCCCAATAATTGGGGGTTCTTGAAGTTGCTTGGTTCTTACAATCGGGTGGAAAATTGAGAGGAGCTTTTATGGAGCTTATGTGTCGGAACAAATTTCGAGCAAGTCTTATATATATTTCGTCGTTGTAGAATCACTCTATACTATACGAACgggtttattatttttaatttttatattaaatggcGCGAGATCCCACTCAACCTAAATATTCAAATCGGTGGATCCGGTCATCTCTCTCATTGTTTGCTCAAATTGTCCATAAATTCACTCTCAAAGGGTTTTAGTAGAGTACTAGAGATTAGGAATAAATTTAAACATGAGATTTATGTCTTATTTAAGATTTGTAAATCATGTGAGAAATAGGTCAAATTTTATTGGGTCATAtactttactaaaaaaaaaaaaaaaaaaatgtgcttcaatcaaaactcaaaaaaaatcttaaaatatttcgCAGTTTGGGACCATTTAGTGTGGGGAAATGCCCTCTCCGCACCCTGCGGCATTTCTTATCAGTTAAAGTAAAAGTCTGATAGCTTATTGGTTGATTGATGATAAGAACAGTAGCATATGTCGGAgttaataatgatttttttttctttttctttttccttttaataacgggttttatggtaaaaaaaaaaaatcaagagggAGTGACTAATAATTCTAAACATCTATAGTATATTACTCTTATGTCTATCTAAAAATTGAggtgtcttttaaaatcatcatttgattaaaatttaatagtaatcgATCATAAgcctaatagtaattttaaaagctaccttattttttaagggacacagaaatatttctaacattactcgtaTTTTAAGGTGTACTTGACATTGCAATTTTATATACAAAAGTATGATTTAATCACGGATAATGGATCGTTTGAgattgcatttttaaaagattgctatttgaaaaaacaaaaatctgcattttcaaatcgcaagtaagaatgtgtttttttgaaaacgcgcaattttaaaggataaactgcaattttgtcaTACACTTatctacgtttttaaaaattacattttcaaatcatacattttaaaaatcactattttaaaattgcactttttgtattagattatatttttcatatattccatatttggttgatattgaaatattctctatttacagattaattataatcaaatcttaggattgtaatcaaatcctcattgaaatttgattaccatatttgtacTTATTCACTACCCTATATAGGAACCTTTGTATTGTAGAGGGGTGTACAAGCGAAGCGGTTATTGATCGCTAATAACCGTCAACAATCGCAGTAGATAACCGAGTACCCCGGTTGCGGTTACCGCTTATAGGGTTTTAGGAAACCggtcattatattttataatattttttagtttgattttctttgtaattattttacttaATCCATGGACTTGATTGTGAACTTATTGAAATGAATGAATGGTAAATGAAATTATGCACGTCCAatagtatttattatttagcattgaatattgaatggttggatattggattaaaaaaaatgaaaaaaattaacaatgtatGAAAATCAGTTACCCAGTTAATAATCAGATAACTGACAGTTGGTAATAACTGCAACCAGTCTACCAATTGCGATTATTGAAATAGAAATAACCAGATACTTCAATTGCGGTTATGAAGAAATAATTGCAATCACAACCGGAACCAATTGTACACCCTTAATAGACAATCAAGTTAATAAGACAAAATGTAATAGTCTTAGGGACCATTCAAAATGATAAACATATATATCTAACCCCGAACCACTCATAATCCCTTATGTTCTTTCGTGTCTCTAACTTTGCCCTTATTGTCATATTTTAGATTTACACAAATttcaacattttcaaaaaattgcaaACCCGAATAGGACAAGGAGCCaaataggggtgggcaaattatccgcctaccgcctaccgcctaccgaccgcttaccgaaccgaaccgaaccgccatcgaccgcctaccgactctACCAACTaattttcggttcggtagtcggtataaaattttattccgaaagtTGGTTTGGTAACCGAGCCGagccgaaccgccttttaagcggtaaccgaaccgaaccgcctttgatttcgaaccgacataaaacgaaatgACGTCATTTTAGTAAAAACGAACGTTTGAtcctatttttttcctttaaaaaaaattaaaacgacgtcgtttcattacccatgttaaccgaatattaaccgacttaactggccacctattaaccgctttatcgacttaaccgaccgcgtattaaccgctttaccgatTTAACTGACCGCCTATCAATCGCTTAACTAACTTAAACCGACCgcttattaaccgcttaactaaaataaatttaCCGACTgtattccgacaaaagtcggttaaccgaccgaataAACCGTCTACTGAACCGATGTCCACCCCTATAGCCAAAAATTGAGTCGAACAatgcatttcattttattaaaaaaaaaaaaaaatggccaaaaGCTAACTCGCTTAAAAGCTGCAATAATtataacactaaaaaaaaagaaataaaaacgtGGCTGAATGAGAAGCACTACCGTTGTCCGATCAAGAACCGCAAGGAGAAAGAACAAACTCGAAAACAAAAGTCTACGCAACAACACCAGGTAGGGACAGCGACGACAGATTAATAATAAAACTTGCTTCTGTTGCTTGTACGTACAGGGAAGATGCCCCCCCTCGCTGCCTCTTCAATTTAGAAGAACTTCaactttactctctctctctctctctctctctctctctgtgatggCGAAATCTTTCACAGTTAAGGTTCTTGAGCATTGCTATGTCTCTCCACCACCCTCTTCAGCTCCACAAACCTCACTCCCTCTAACCTTCTTTGACTTACCATGGCTTTTCTTCTCTCCAGGCCAACCTCTGTTCTTCTATGAATATCCCTTCCCCACCTCCTATTTCACGTCCACAACCCTCCCAAATCTCAGGCACTCCCTCTCCTTGACTCTCCAACACTACTACCCTTTTGCAGGAAACCTTCTCTTGCCAACCGAACCAGGCAAGCCGGAGCTTGTTTACACCGACGGTGACAAGGTTGAGCTGACATTTGCCGAGTCCGGTGGTGACTTCGGCCATCTTTCAGGTTATTAAATCACTATCTATCCTAACACTCCTCTCAACTCCTCTCCTTTAATTGGCGAAGCCaacacttaaaatatataattaaaatagaaggtGAATAATGGAGGCAAAGTTAAAACTCATTGTTAGGCTATGTTAAGCCAGGTGTTTTGAGCATTGTATTTATAGTCGCTTCTGTTTTTTTTAAGCTTATATATGTGCTGTGTTGACGCatctttgtattgtttttcaaaaaatagtgCAACTCGGTGGACGTAGCGCGTAGTGGTGAACCACACAAATAGTTGTGTCTGTGATTGCTTCTTTTTATTTGCTTCCttcttattttcacttttcactATTCTAAAAAATAGGATTTATTAACTCACACTCATAACCTTTTGCTGTGATGCTACGTTCTATAATAACTGTGTGCTGTATATATAATGAAAGAGATTACAAGATATACTCAATTCGGTTCGGAGAATGTTTCTAAGTTGAATTCTATTAGTTCAAGAGATAATTACAATTAGTTACAATCAATCTAAAGAGATAATTACAATATTTGAATCAATTAGAGTTTGTGTTTGAGCTAATCACTGTGTATTCTGAATAGATAACTTCTGTGTGTCAATACGTTCAACTaccacttttttcaaaatttatattttaacgcAGGTAATCATCCACGAGAAGTCAATCAATTTCACCAGCTTGTGCCCAAGTTGCCAAATTGTGTGTCAGGAGAAAAGCAATTGGTTCCTTTGCTGGCTGTTCAAATTACTGTTTTTCCAAACTGTGGCATTTGTATTGGACTGACATACCATTATGTTTCTGCTGATGGAAGGACCTTCAACAATTTCATTAAGACTTGGGCATGGTATTGTGGTCTTCGAGATTCTTATTTTCCCATAAAGTACCTACCGTttaatgatagatcagtcatCATTGACACACATGGGCTGGAGCAGATTTTCTTGAAGGAGTGGTGGAGCAGAAAATCTTCACAAGAAATTGTTGTAGATTTGTCCAATATGGTTCGAGCCACATTTGTAATGAGTTTGGTCGATATGGAGAGGATCAAACAATGGATAATAGCTCAATGCAGAAAGAAAAACCAGTCACCACCAATACATTTATCACCATCTGTACTAGTTTGTGCATTTATATGGGTTTGTTTACTTAAAACCCAAGTGGGTTTGAATGGGAAATGTTTTGGGGAAGA harbors:
- the LOC133880448 gene encoding anthocyanidin 3-O-glucoside 6''-O-acyltransferase-like, whose translation is MAKSSTIKVLEHCYVSPPPNSVPPTSLPLTFFDIPWLFFSTTPSQPLFFYEYPHPTSHFISTTVPILKHSLSLTLQHCYTFAGNLKSPHEPGKPELVYTEGDKVRLTFAESGGDFNHLSGNHPRYVNEFYQLVPELPTSVSCEKQLLPLLAVQITVFPSSGICIGLAYQHVAADGRTFNNFMKTWASFCSFGDSFSIKSLPCFDRRVILDSHGLEGIFLKEWRKPRSSKDTVAGNEANASLSDMVRATFVVGSTDMERIKTWIIAECKKNNVPLPIHLSAYVLTCAFLWVCLIKTQERTIEKCYGGRDPNYFGFIAGGITRLDFPVPATYFGNCVGFGRAMAMRNELMGEDGVVVAAKAIGSTVKRLDKAIFEGAEKWISDWEVLFGSELHVMVSGSPKLDLYETDFGWGRAKKIEEISIDWMRAISLTESRDVEGGIEVGLALPKTKMDAFSSFFYQGLKALP
- the LOC133880286 gene encoding anthocyanin 5-aromatic acyltransferase-like; translation: MAKSFTVKVLEHCYVSPPPSSAPQTSLPLTFFDLPWLFFSPGQPLFFYEYPFPTSYFTSTTLPNLRHSLSLTLQHYYPFAGNLLLPTEPGKPELVYTDGDKVELTFAESGGDFGHLSGNHPREVNQFHQLVPKLPNCVSGEKQLVPLLAVQITVFPNCGICIGLTYHYVSADGRTFNNFIKTWAWYCGLRDSYFPIKYLPFNDRSVIIDTHGLEQIFLKEWWSRKSSQEIVVDLSNMVRATFVMSLVDMERIKQWIIAQCRKKNQSPPIHLSPSVLVCAFIWVCLLKTQVGLNGKCFGEDPTYFGFNAGGITRLNYPVPPTYSGNCIGFARSMAEINELLEDDGIVVAAEVIGNTVKKLDKAILGGAENWISEWEVLIGSELHVLVSWSPKLDLYETDFGWGKPTKIEEISIDRTRAISMTESKDLKGGIEVGLALPKSKMDAFGTFFIEGLKLFCNPFN